A DNA window from Bdellovibrio sp. BCCA contains the following coding sequences:
- a CDS encoding small ribosomal subunit Rsm22 family protein, with protein sequence MQRQFTYPPSFEDSLTKALASYQLTLKESKTLAKCVQALSDFFIHKPDDATPWHETWAQVAYLCYYLPLNATRLRGIIEEAEKRNFFSGIERVIDFGAGLATASLALSEKRSFKFQLIERAAEPQKIIEKFFPQFQAEEWQRTFSAPRLKDPQKTLAVFSYSLTELSDIPDWAYQCEALMLVEPSTQQDGRKLLQLRQKLLDNGYHAWAPCTHEGLCPLLTQSKTDWCHDRVHFAAPEWFNKMEEQLPMKNRTLTMSYLLMRKTPAQKINAARVVGDQLQEKGKDRQMICRGSEREFLAWMHKSKIEQEIPRGVLVEIPEDIQKVSNELRVQKEIQTL encoded by the coding sequence ATGCAAAGACAATTCACATACCCGCCTTCTTTTGAGGATTCTTTAACGAAAGCGCTGGCCAGTTATCAGCTCACGTTGAAAGAATCCAAAACTCTCGCAAAATGCGTGCAGGCCTTATCGGATTTTTTTATTCATAAGCCTGACGACGCGACACCGTGGCACGAGACGTGGGCTCAAGTGGCTTATCTTTGTTATTATCTTCCTTTAAATGCGACCCGCCTTCGCGGCATCATTGAAGAAGCAGAAAAAAGAAATTTCTTTTCAGGTATTGAGCGTGTGATTGATTTTGGAGCAGGATTAGCTACGGCGTCTTTGGCACTTTCAGAAAAACGCTCGTTCAAATTTCAACTCATTGAGCGAGCGGCAGAACCGCAAAAGATTATTGAAAAATTCTTTCCGCAGTTTCAGGCCGAAGAATGGCAGCGCACTTTCAGTGCTCCTAGGCTTAAAGATCCTCAAAAAACGTTAGCGGTTTTTTCTTACTCACTGACTGAATTGAGCGATATCCCCGATTGGGCTTATCAATGCGAAGCCTTGATGTTGGTAGAACCTTCTACTCAGCAAGATGGCAGAAAACTTTTGCAGCTTCGTCAAAAGCTTTTAGACAATGGCTATCACGCCTGGGCTCCGTGCACACACGAAGGGCTTTGTCCTTTGCTCACGCAATCTAAAACGGACTGGTGTCATGATCGAGTTCATTTCGCCGCTCCTGAATGGTTTAATAAAATGGAAGAACAGCTTCCTATGAAAAATCGCACACTCACAATGAGTTATCTTTTGATGCGAAAAACCCCGGCACAAAAAATAAATGCCGCACGTGTTGTCGGAGACCAGCTTCAAGAAAAAGGCAAAGACCGCCAAATGATCTGCCGAGGCTCTGAGAGAGAATTCCTTGCATGGATGCATAAATCCAAAATCGAGCAAGAGATTCCTCGCGGTGTTCTTGTTGAAATTCCGGAAGACATCCAAAAAGTTTCCAATGAACTTCGCGTGCAAAAAGAGATTCAAACACTATGA
- a CDS encoding YheU family protein — protein MSFDKENQQPPIEVSASDISPEALHGIIENFILREGTDYGREEAAFETKFKQIKKQLDNGDVKIVFDPNTETVGIVTKTEWQRMQKKK, from the coding sequence ATGAGTTTTGACAAAGAAAACCAGCAACCGCCCATCGAAGTTTCCGCAAGCGACATCAGTCCTGAAGCTCTGCATGGGATTATTGAAAATTTCATTCTAAGAGAAGGAACCGATTACGGTCGCGAAGAAGCCGCGTTTGAAACCAAATTCAAACAAATCAAAAAGCAGTTAGATAACGGTGACGTCAAAATCGTTTTCGATCCAAATACAGAAACTGTAGGTATTGTCACAAAAACAGAGTGGCAAAGAATGCAGAAGAAAAAGTAA